A single Streptomyces mirabilis DNA region contains:
- a CDS encoding citrate synthase 2, whose product MSDFVPGLEGVVAFETEIAEPDKEGGALRYRGVDIEDLVGHVSFGNVWGLLVDGAFNPGLPPAEPFPIPVHSGDIRVDVQSALAMLAPVWGLKPLLDIDEAQAREDLARAAVMALSYVAQSARGQGRPMVPQSEIDKAHSVVERFMIRWRGEPDPKHVAAVDAYWTSAAEHGMNASTFTARVIASTGADVAAALSGAVGAMSGPLHGGAPSRVLGMIEEIERTGDAEAYVKKALDKGERLMGFGHRVYRAEDPRARVLRRTARELGAPRFEIAEALEKAALEELHARRPDRVLATNVEFWAAIMLDFAEVPAHMFTSMFTCARTAGWSAHILEQKRTGRLVRPSAHYVGPGPRSPQEIKGYEDIAH is encoded by the coding sequence ATGTCCGACTTCGTACCCGGACTCGAAGGAGTCGTCGCGTTCGAGACGGAGATCGCCGAACCGGACAAGGAGGGCGGCGCACTCCGGTACCGGGGCGTCGATATCGAGGATCTGGTCGGCCACGTCTCCTTCGGAAACGTGTGGGGCCTCCTCGTCGACGGCGCCTTCAACCCCGGACTGCCGCCCGCCGAGCCGTTCCCGATCCCCGTCCACTCCGGCGACATCCGCGTCGACGTCCAGTCCGCGCTCGCCATGCTCGCCCCCGTCTGGGGCCTCAAACCCCTCCTCGACATCGACGAGGCCCAGGCCCGCGAGGATCTCGCCCGCGCCGCCGTCATGGCCCTCTCGTACGTCGCCCAGTCCGCCCGCGGCCAGGGTCGGCCCATGGTTCCGCAGAGCGAGATCGACAAGGCGCACTCCGTCGTCGAACGCTTCATGATCCGCTGGCGCGGCGAGCCCGACCCCAAGCACGTCGCGGCCGTGGACGCCTACTGGACGTCCGCCGCCGAGCACGGCATGAACGCGTCCACCTTCACCGCCCGTGTCATCGCGTCGACGGGCGCGGATGTCGCCGCCGCCCTCTCCGGCGCCGTCGGGGCCATGTCCGGGCCGCTGCACGGCGGCGCGCCCTCCCGCGTCCTCGGCATGATCGAGGAGATCGAGCGCACGGGCGACGCGGAGGCCTACGTCAAGAAGGCCCTCGACAAGGGCGAACGCCTGATGGGCTTCGGCCACCGCGTCTACCGCGCCGAGGACCCGCGCGCCCGTGTCCTGCGCCGCACCGCCCGCGAGCTAGGCGCCCCCCGCTTCGAGATCGCCGAGGCGCTGGAGAAGGCGGCCCTGGAGGAGCTCCACGCGCGCCGCCCGGACCGCGTCCTGGCGACGAACGTCGAGTTCTGGGCCGCGATCATGCTCGACTTCGCCGAGGTCCCGGCGCACATGTTCACATCGATGTTCACCTGCGCCCGTACGGCAGGCTGGTCGGCGCACATCCTGGAGCAGAAGCGCACGGGACGGCTCGTACGGCCGTCCGCGCACTATGTGGGCCCCGGCCCGCGCAGCCCCCAGGAGATCAAGGGCTACGAGGACATCGCGCACTGA